A genomic region of Mustela erminea isolate mMusErm1 chromosome 12, mMusErm1.Pri, whole genome shotgun sequence contains the following coding sequences:
- the LOC116570478 gene encoding 40S ribosomal protein S29-like: MGHQQFYWSHLRKCGQGSCCVCSNPHGLIQIHTLNTYCQCFYQYSRDTGFIKLD; encoded by the coding sequence ATGGGTCACCAGCAGTTCTACTGGAGCCATCTGAGGAAATGTGGCCAGGGTTCTTGTTGCGTCTGCTCAAACCCACATGGTCTGATCCAGATACACACCCTCAATACGTACTGCCAGTGTTTCTACCAGTACTCAAGGGATACAGGCTTCATTAAGTTGGATTAA